In the genome of Xanthomonas translucens pv. cerealis, one region contains:
- a CDS encoding M61 family metallopeptidase, giving the protein MYVAAIPTPRRACSALALGVCLAIAGTAGAQILRMPDVPAPQDTPYPGSIALQVDAGDVRQGIYRVRETIPVAPGRLTLQYPQWIPGDHSPSGPVAMLAGLTLTANGAPLAWRRDTFDVYTFHVDVPPGVSAIEARFQYLSPRDDGFEMTDRMLQLEWNKLALYPAGHYTHGISVLPSVTLPAGWQFGTALETATQSGASTTFKPVDFETLVDSPIYAGRYFKRVDLTPPGSAPVHLDVVADTPASLEITPAQLQAHRNLAVQALKLFGSHHYDHYDFLFSLSDVLGGNGLEHHQSSENGLEADYFSAWADNAPDRDLLAHEYTHSWNGKFRRPADLWTPTFNVPMGDSLLWVYEGQTQYWGYVLTARAGMWTPEQFRDALAMTAANYDRNREGFQWRSLEDTTNDPTAAHRAPLPYRSWQMSEDYYSGGQMLWLAVDAKLRALSHGRKSLDDFAKAFFGVDDGSHTVRTYTFDDVVAALNGVAVFDWAGYLAPRVDAVNPPLLEGLQASGWKLVYTDQPSAFEKQYDSRHQSARHRYNFAWSLGLVMNDDASINDVVWDGPAFKAGISSGATLLAVNGQEYTREVLKQAIAEAKGGTAPIVLTLKFQGGVRDVPVNYHDGLQYPHLVRVDGTPDSLSQIIAARR; this is encoded by the coding sequence ATGTACGTCGCCGCCATTCCTACTCCCCGCCGCGCCTGCTCGGCCCTGGCCCTGGGCGTTTGCCTGGCAATCGCAGGCACGGCCGGCGCGCAGATCCTGCGCATGCCGGATGTGCCGGCGCCGCAGGACACGCCCTACCCCGGCAGCATCGCGCTGCAGGTGGATGCCGGCGACGTGCGCCAGGGCATCTACCGGGTGCGCGAAACCATCCCGGTCGCGCCCGGGCGGCTGACGCTGCAGTATCCGCAGTGGATCCCCGGCGACCATTCGCCGAGCGGGCCGGTGGCAATGCTGGCCGGGCTGACGCTCACCGCCAACGGCGCGCCGCTGGCGTGGCGCCGCGACACCTTCGATGTCTACACCTTCCATGTGGACGTGCCGCCGGGCGTGTCCGCGATCGAGGCCCGTTTCCAGTATCTGTCGCCACGCGACGACGGCTTCGAGATGACCGACAGGATGCTGCAGCTGGAATGGAACAAGCTGGCGCTGTATCCGGCCGGGCACTACACGCACGGCATCAGCGTGCTGCCCAGCGTGACCCTGCCGGCGGGATGGCAGTTCGGCACCGCGCTGGAGACCGCCACGCAGTCCGGCGCCAGCACCACGTTCAAGCCGGTGGACTTCGAAACGCTGGTCGATTCGCCGATCTACGCCGGGCGCTATTTCAAGCGCGTGGATCTCACCCCGCCGGGCAGCGCGCCGGTGCATCTGGACGTCGTCGCCGATACCCCGGCGTCGCTGGAGATCACGCCCGCGCAGTTGCAGGCGCACCGCAACCTTGCCGTGCAGGCGCTGAAGCTGTTCGGCTCGCATCACTACGACCACTACGATTTCCTGTTCTCGCTGTCCGACGTGCTCGGCGGCAACGGCCTGGAACACCACCAGTCCAGCGAGAACGGGCTGGAGGCGGACTACTTCAGCGCCTGGGCCGACAACGCGCCCGACCGCGATCTGCTGGCACACGAGTACACGCACTCGTGGAACGGCAAGTTCCGGCGTCCGGCCGATCTGTGGACGCCCACCTTCAACGTGCCGATGGGCGATTCGCTGCTGTGGGTCTACGAAGGGCAGACCCAGTATTGGGGCTATGTGCTCACTGCGCGCGCCGGGATGTGGACGCCGGAACAGTTCCGCGATGCGCTGGCGATGACCGCGGCCAACTACGACCGCAACCGCGAAGGCTTCCAATGGCGTTCGCTGGAGGACACCACCAACGATCCCACCGCCGCGCATCGCGCGCCGCTGCCGTACCGCAGCTGGCAGATGAGCGAGGACTACTACAGCGGCGGGCAGATGCTGTGGCTGGCGGTGGATGCCAAGCTGCGCGCGCTCAGCCACGGCCGCAAGTCGCTGGACGATTTCGCCAAGGCCTTCTTCGGCGTGGACGATGGCAGCCACACGGTCAGGACCTACACCTTCGACGACGTGGTGGCCGCGCTCAATGGCGTGGCCGTGTTCGACTGGGCCGGCTACCTCGCGCCGCGCGTGGATGCGGTGAACCCGCCGCTGCTGGAAGGGCTGCAGGCCAGCGGCTGGAAGCTGGTCTATACCGACCAGCCCAGCGCGTTCGAGAAGCAATACGACAGCCGCCACCAGTCGGCGCGCCACCGCTACAACTTCGCCTGGTCGCTGGGCCTGGTGATGAACGACGATGCCAGCATCAACGACGTGGTCTGGGACGGCCCCGCGTTCAAGGCCGGCATCAGCAGCGGCGCCACGCTGCTGGCGGTCAACGGCCAGGAGTACACGCGCGAGGTGCTCAAGCAGGCCATCGCCGAGGCCAAGGGCGGCACCGCGCCGATCGTGCTGACGCTGAAGTTCCAGGGCGGCGTGCGCGACGTGCCAGTGAACTACCACGACGGCCTGCAGTACCCGCATCTGGTGCGGGTGGACGGTACGCCGGACAGCTTGAGCCAGATCATCGCCGCGCGCCGCTGA
- the uvrD gene encoding DNA helicase II, which produces MDVSHLLDDLNPAQREAVSAPSGHYLVLAGAGSGKTRVLTHRIAWLNEVHGVPVHGIFAVTFTNKAAGEMRHRTDLQLRNGSRGMWIGTFHGLAHRLLRLHWPDAKLPESFQVLDSDDQLRLVKRVVQQLELDEGKFPPKQIVWWINQQKDEGRRAQHIQPEPRDEWTTTLRSAYALYQERCDRAGLVDFAELLLRAHELLRDNPALLAHYRSRFSEILVDEFQDTNAIQYAFVRVLAGDSGRVFVVGDDDQAIYGWRGAKVENVQRFLKDFPNAQTIRLEQNYRSSANILNAANAVIAHNPDRIGKQLWTDSGDGDPIDLYASYNEIDEARYVVERVRQWVRDGGSYSEAAVLYRSNAQSRAFEESLIAEQVPYRVYGGMRFFERAEIKDTLAYLRLVANRADDAAFERAVNTPTRGIGDRTLDEVRRLARAQSLSLWAAAQQAAQQGGELAARARNALAQFLGLIEQLSAEVAGLPLPEQIDQVLARSALREHWSKESRGGLDSESRTDNLDELVSVASRFVRADNDADADEGRQAMTELVAFLAYASLEAGEGQAQAGEEGVQLMTLHSAKGLEFPLVFLVGMEDGLFPSARSLEESGRLEEERRLAYVGITRARHKLVLSYAESRRIHGQDNYNVPSRFLREIPRELLHEVRPKVQVSRNASLGAPRNLGHSAIEAPAIRLGANVQHPKFGGGVVIDYEGNGAHARVQVQFDEVGAKWLVMAYANLTVL; this is translated from the coding sequence GTGGATGTCTCCCATTTGCTCGATGATCTGAACCCCGCCCAGCGCGAGGCCGTCTCCGCTCCGTCCGGCCATTACCTGGTTCTGGCCGGCGCCGGATCCGGCAAGACGCGCGTGCTCACCCACCGCATCGCCTGGCTCAACGAAGTCCACGGCGTGCCGGTGCATGGCATCTTCGCGGTCACCTTCACCAACAAGGCGGCCGGCGAGATGCGCCACCGCACCGACCTGCAACTGCGCAACGGCAGCCGCGGCATGTGGATCGGCACCTTCCACGGCCTGGCGCACCGCCTGCTGCGCCTGCACTGGCCCGACGCCAAGCTGCCGGAAAGCTTCCAGGTGCTGGATTCGGACGACCAGCTGCGCCTGGTCAAGCGTGTCGTGCAGCAGCTGGAACTGGACGAGGGCAAGTTCCCGCCCAAGCAGATCGTGTGGTGGATCAACCAGCAGAAGGACGAGGGCCGGCGCGCGCAGCACATCCAGCCCGAGCCGCGCGACGAGTGGACCACCACCTTGCGCAGCGCCTACGCGCTGTACCAGGAACGCTGCGATCGCGCCGGCCTGGTCGATTTCGCCGAGCTGCTGCTGCGCGCGCACGAACTGCTGCGCGACAACCCGGCATTGCTGGCGCATTACCGCAGCCGCTTCAGCGAGATCCTGGTGGACGAGTTCCAGGACACCAACGCGATCCAGTACGCGTTCGTGCGCGTGCTCGCCGGCGACAGCGGGCGCGTGTTCGTGGTCGGCGACGACGACCAGGCGATCTACGGCTGGCGCGGCGCCAAGGTCGAGAACGTGCAGCGCTTCCTGAAGGATTTCCCGAACGCGCAGACCATCCGCCTGGAACAGAACTACCGCTCCAGCGCCAATATCCTCAATGCCGCCAACGCGGTGATCGCGCACAACCCCGACCGCATCGGCAAGCAGCTGTGGACCGATTCGGGCGACGGCGATCCGATCGATCTGTACGCGTCCTACAACGAGATCGACGAAGCGCGCTACGTGGTCGAGCGCGTGCGCCAATGGGTGCGCGACGGCGGCAGCTACAGCGAGGCGGCAGTGCTCTATCGCAGCAACGCGCAGTCGCGCGCGTTCGAAGAATCGCTGATCGCCGAGCAGGTGCCGTATCGCGTCTACGGCGGCATGCGCTTCTTCGAGCGCGCCGAAATCAAGGACACCCTGGCCTACCTGCGCCTGGTCGCCAACCGCGCCGACGATGCGGCGTTCGAGCGCGCGGTGAACACGCCCACGCGCGGCATCGGCGACCGCACCCTGGACGAAGTGCGGCGCCTGGCGCGCGCGCAGTCGCTGTCGCTGTGGGCCGCTGCGCAACAGGCCGCGCAGCAGGGCGGCGAACTGGCCGCGCGCGCGCGTAACGCACTGGCGCAGTTCCTGGGGCTGATCGAGCAGTTGTCCGCCGAAGTGGCCGGCCTGCCGCTGCCCGAGCAGATCGACCAGGTGCTGGCGCGCTCGGCGCTGCGCGAGCATTGGAGCAAGGAAAGCCGCGGCGGCCTGGATTCGGAATCGCGCACCGACAATCTCGACGAACTGGTCTCGGTCGCCTCGCGCTTCGTGCGCGCCGACAACGACGCCGACGCCGACGAGGGCCGCCAGGCGATGACCGAGTTGGTCGCGTTCCTGGCTTACGCCTCGCTGGAGGCCGGCGAAGGCCAGGCCCAGGCCGGCGAAGAGGGCGTGCAGCTGATGACCCTGCATTCGGCCAAGGGCCTGGAGTTCCCGCTGGTATTCCTGGTCGGCATGGAAGATGGCCTGTTCCCCAGCGCGCGTTCGCTGGAAGAGAGCGGGCGGCTGGAAGAAGAGCGGCGCCTGGCCTACGTCGGCATCACCCGCGCCCGCCACAAGCTGGTGCTGAGCTACGCTGAGTCGCGGCGCATCCACGGCCAGGACAACTACAACGTGCCCTCGCGCTTCCTGCGCGAAATCCCGCGTGAGCTGCTGCACGAAGTGCGGCCGAAGGTGCAGGTGTCGCGCAACGCCTCGCTGGGCGCGCCACGCAACCTCGGCCACAGCGCCATCGAAGCGCCGGCGATCCGGCTCGGCGCCAACGTGCAGCATCCCAAGTTCGGTGGCGGCGTGGTCATCGACTACGAAGGCAACGGCGCGCATGCGCGCGTGCAGGTGCAGTTCGACGAGGTCGGCGCGAAGTGGCTGGTGATGGCGTACGCGAACCTGACGGTGCTCTGA
- a CDS encoding FAD/NAD(P)-binding protein, whose amino-acid sequence MSELLPHASDDDGDCDIAIVGGGAAGTLVALHLLQRTTRALRLQLIEPQAALAQGVAYATPCAEHVLNVPAGRMSAFAEVPDDFLDWLQQQALYPALQRAALAQAYVQRRHYAGYLRARLAQALAASPAQLQWRQQRVLALDRSERGQTLQLQGGTALRACATVLALGNSLRPLPARGAGSLPAHVRVDAWNYEQLRAIPRESTVCIVGAGQSMADSVLTLLANAHRGPVHVISRHALLPLPHAEHAGHAAADFDPQPLLALPLRQRLHALRRHAAAAQARGLPWQSVMERLRPLDQALWQSLSATEQRRFLRHAVRHWDAHRHRIAAPVFAQLQAMRRVGQLRVHRARLDTVFPVGACVQVNAVGPDGLALQLDAHCVINATGVELRAQTMRNPLLLQLLGCGHAVPGAHGIGVATDADGALLDADGRADPRLRVLGSLRIGSLWESLAIPELRVQAQQQAQALLAL is encoded by the coding sequence ATGAGCGAACTGCTGCCACATGCCTCCGATGACGACGGCGACTGCGATATCGCCATCGTCGGCGGCGGCGCGGCCGGCACGCTGGTGGCGCTGCATCTGCTGCAGCGGACCACGCGCGCGCTGCGGCTGCAGCTGATCGAACCGCAGGCCGCGCTGGCGCAGGGCGTGGCCTATGCGACGCCCTGCGCGGAGCACGTGTTGAACGTGCCGGCCGGGCGCATGAGCGCCTTTGCTGAGGTGCCCGACGACTTTCTCGACTGGCTGCAGCAGCAAGCCTTGTATCCGGCGCTGCAGCGCGCCGCGCTGGCGCAGGCCTATGTGCAGCGCCGCCACTACGCCGGCTACCTGCGCGCGCGGCTGGCGCAGGCGCTGGCCGCAAGCCCGGCGCAGCTGCAGTGGCGTCAGCAACGGGTGCTGGCGCTGGACCGCAGCGAGCGCGGCCAGACGCTGCAACTGCAGGGCGGCACGGCGCTGCGCGCATGCGCGACGGTGCTGGCGTTAGGCAACAGCCTGCGCCCACTGCCGGCACGCGGCGCTGGTAGCCTGCCGGCGCACGTGCGCGTGGACGCCTGGAACTACGAGCAGCTGCGCGCGATCCCGCGCGAATCCACGGTGTGCATCGTCGGCGCCGGCCAGAGCATGGCCGACAGCGTGTTGACCCTGCTCGCCAATGCGCACCGCGGCCCGGTACACGTGATCTCGCGGCACGCATTGCTGCCGTTGCCGCATGCCGAGCATGCCGGCCACGCCGCGGCCGACTTCGACCCGCAGCCGTTGCTGGCCTTGCCGTTGCGCCAGCGCCTGCACGCGCTGCGCCGGCACGCCGCCGCGGCGCAGGCGCGTGGCCTGCCGTGGCAGAGCGTGATGGAGCGGCTGCGGCCGTTGGACCAGGCGCTGTGGCAGTCGCTGTCGGCCACCGAACAGCGGCGTTTCCTGCGCCATGCCGTGCGTCACTGGGACGCGCACCGGCACCGCATCGCTGCGCCGGTGTTCGCGCAACTGCAGGCGATGCGCCGGGTCGGCCAGCTGCGCGTGCACCGCGCGCGGCTGGACACGGTATTCCCGGTCGGCGCCTGCGTGCAGGTCAACGCGGTCGGTCCCGACGGACTGGCGCTGCAACTGGACGCGCACTGCGTGATCAACGCCACCGGCGTTGAGTTGCGCGCGCAGACCATGCGCAACCCGCTACTGCTCCAACTGCTGGGCTGCGGCCACGCCGTGCCCGGCGCGCATGGCATCGGCGTCGCCACCGATGCCGACGGCGCGCTGCTCGACGCCGACGGCCGCGCCGATCCGCGCCTCCGCGTGCTCGGCAGCCTGCGCATCGGCAGCCTGTGGGAAAGCCTGGCGATCCCGGAGTTACGGGTGCAGGCACAGCAGCAGGCGCAGGCGTTGCTGGCGTTGTAG
- the cls gene encoding cardiolipin synthase has protein sequence MLPLWLEGTWLLALDWLIRLVALLWIPARTTPGAARSWLLLVGFVPVLGLPLYLLLGHPWLSRERIQRQAQASQVIREQQVPMTALRWTPPADTAIAEVVPLIERQGDFMPTHGNTVELLDRYADSLQALIDDIDAAVERVHLLYYLMFDDAVGDAVVAALLRAAARGVRCRLLLDARGGKRGLRRYRKRLRAAGIEVQALLPGGLRWRRSGRMDLRNHRKIAVIDNRVGYTGSQNLAAAEFVRGHPNRELVVRLQGPVVGHLEAVFASDWFIETGQRLRVADGTAVHGADTATQLLPSGPAYPFENARDAVNALIHLARRRIVMVTPYFVPDEATLSALRIAALSGVDVQLILSESSNQRLTAWAQEAYYDELLRSGVKIALYRPCFLHAKHLSVDEGIALVGSINLDIRSFALNAEIGVLCYCAEVVRRLRAVEADYLTDARVLSLQQWRKRPTWRRSREGIARLADALM, from the coding sequence ATGCTGCCGTTATGGTTGGAAGGCACCTGGTTGCTGGCGCTGGATTGGCTGATCCGGCTGGTGGCGTTGCTGTGGATCCCGGCGCGCACCACGCCCGGCGCGGCGCGCAGCTGGCTGCTGCTGGTCGGGTTCGTGCCGGTGCTTGGCCTGCCGCTGTACCTGCTGCTGGGCCACCCTTGGCTGTCGCGCGAGCGCATCCAGCGCCAGGCGCAGGCTTCGCAGGTGATCCGCGAGCAGCAGGTGCCGATGACCGCGCTGCGCTGGACCCCGCCCGCCGACACCGCGATCGCCGAAGTGGTGCCGCTGATCGAGCGCCAGGGCGACTTCATGCCCACCCATGGCAACACGGTGGAATTGCTCGATCGCTATGCGGATTCGCTGCAGGCGCTGATCGACGACATCGACGCGGCGGTGGAGCGCGTGCATCTGCTGTACTACTTGATGTTCGACGATGCGGTCGGCGACGCGGTGGTGGCCGCACTGCTGCGCGCCGCCGCGCGCGGCGTGCGCTGCCGCCTGCTGCTCGATGCGCGTGGCGGCAAGCGCGGGCTGCGCCGCTACCGCAAGCGCCTGCGCGCGGCCGGGATCGAGGTGCAGGCGCTGCTGCCGGGCGGCTTGCGCTGGCGCCGCAGCGGGCGCATGGACCTGCGCAACCATCGCAAGATCGCGGTCATCGACAACCGCGTCGGCTACACCGGTTCGCAGAACCTGGCCGCGGCCGAGTTCGTGCGCGGCCATCCCAACCGCGAACTGGTGGTGCGTCTGCAAGGGCCGGTGGTCGGGCACCTGGAGGCGGTGTTCGCCAGCGACTGGTTCATCGAGACCGGGCAGCGCCTGCGCGTGGCCGACGGCACCGCGGTGCACGGTGCCGATACCGCCACGCAACTGCTGCCCAGCGGCCCGGCCTACCCGTTCGAGAACGCGCGCGATGCGGTCAACGCGCTGATCCATCTGGCGCGGCGGCGGATCGTGATGGTCACGCCGTACTTCGTGCCCGACGAAGCCACGCTCAGCGCGCTGCGCATCGCCGCGCTGTCCGGGGTGGACGTGCAGCTGATCCTGTCGGAGAGCAGCAACCAGCGGCTCACCGCCTGGGCGCAGGAGGCCTACTACGACGAACTGTTGCGCAGCGGGGTCAAGATCGCGCTGTACCGGCCGTGCTTCCTGCATGCCAAGCACCTGAGCGTGGACGAGGGCATCGCCCTGGTCGGCTCGATCAACCTGGACATCCGCTCCTTCGCGCTGAACGCGGAGATCGGCGTGCTGTGCTACTGCGCCGAGGTGGTGCGGCGGCTGCGGGCGGTGGAGGCCGACTACCTGACCGATGCGCGCGTGCTGTCGCTGCAGCAATGGCGCAAGCGGCCGACCTGGCGACGTAGCCGCGAAGGCATCGCCCGCCTGGCCGATGCGCTGATGTGA
- the rpmG gene encoding 50S ribosomal protein L33: protein MMAGKRDKIRMISSAATGHFYTTDKNKKNTPGKMEMMKYDPVVRKHVLYKEGKIK, encoded by the coding sequence ATCATGGCAGGCAAGCGTGACAAGATCCGTATGATTTCCTCGGCCGCCACCGGCCACTTCTACACCACGGACAAGAACAAGAAGAACACTCCGGGGAAGATGGAAATGATGAAGTACGACCCGGTCGTGCGTAAGCACGTGCTGTACAAGGAAGGCAAGATCAAGTGA
- the rpmB gene encoding 50S ribosomal protein L28, protein MSRVCQVSGKRVQTGNNVSHANNRTRRRFLPNLHERRFWVASENRWIKLRVSAHALRTIDKNGIDAVLKELRARGEKV, encoded by the coding sequence ATGTCCCGCGTATGCCAAGTGTCCGGCAAGCGTGTGCAGACGGGTAACAACGTCTCCCACGCCAACAACAGAACCCGTCGCCGCTTCCTGCCCAACCTGCACGAGCGCCGCTTCTGGGTCGCCAGCGAGAACCGCTGGATCAAGCTCCGTGTCTCCGCGCATGCGTTGCGCACCATCGACAAGAACGGGATCGATGCCGTTCTGAAAGAGCTGCGCGCGCGCGGCGAAAAGGTCTGA